The DNA segment AGTTAACCTAACTACTTCCAATAATAATTTACTGGAACAAGTTCACGAAAGTGAATTGCGAAGGGAACAATATTATAATTAGACATAACTTAATCGTATGAATTACCGGTATTTAATAGCAAGCCAGACTAGACGTTTAACTGAAAACTAACCTCGCAACGACGTTATTTAATGGCTCGAAGGTTTCGTGCAACACCGAAGTCTTTATGTTGTAAGCTCGGTCGCAATGAACAAACCGTTAAGCAGAAGCAACCCTCGCAATTTTTAATGTCAGGATGAGCAGtgacaaaaacacaaaagcttGGTCACGACGCCTTTCTCTATATAGCAGCATACGTCATCTGATACCCAAAGCTCACACAAACGTTTCAAAGCAATTTTCACTCACAACGCTCCAGAAGAGTGAAATTGAATTGCCTCTGAGCactgtaaaatatatttacttattcgtgGCAGTAACCTTCTGTGCTTTGATGCTTTGGCACGAAGGCTGTACAGTGTCCTCTGTACATTCAAAGCACACTGAGAACAAGAGAAcggaaaaatacaaaatttagcaaacaataataaaaaatattaaaaaaatattctagAACTTGCTGCTCAAGTCGAAAAATTGGTGCATTATGAGTCGACATATGCTTCTTTGTTATTCAACACATGGCCTACAATTGGatgaatttttgttattaacaTGTAATGCCTAATCCTAGACACAGTAATTCAATTATATGCAACAAATATCAACGGTAACacagaaaatgcaaaaatatcaaGTTTAATTCCTATTTCTATTGGATAAGTTTTATCAATATCGGCCTTTAACCTTATACTTGTAACCGCTGTTTCAAGTCAACTCAGTTAGTATTCTGAGACCACCTTCTGTGCTATCTGACCAAAGCACTCGCGACCTATATCAGCTATATATAACCTACTTGTAGCAACGCGCATTAGCTTGTTTACGATCATGGATGGATCCTGCCATGAAAAGTCCCTTTCTATACCAAACATTCCAAGCAATTTGCTCTAGTAGCTATTTCTACATTGTATGTGCTACGCCAGTAACAATACATCGTGTTTGCTATGAAAGTAAACTTTCCACCATTGTTCTACGTTTATATCGATCGATGCGCAACCATTTCTATTTGTATTGTGGCCATTCAGCTTCCCAGATTCTGCTCATATTGAAAAGACTATATCACACAACTGAAAGTCGTAtcattttacaacaaaatactACACATATGGTAAGGGTTTTGTCACTAAACGCAACAagtcaattttaaattgtgtttGATTGTACTGTAGCATAAAATGTTGTCCGTTCCACAAATGCTACTTTTGTAACGAAAGAAAGCGCAAGATCCAATCGGCGATAACAGTTGAAGTGTCCACGAATCATCAATAATTTTAACTCATTCTACTTCACCACTAGCATCATACTGATTGTTATAAATAGCTGTAATGCATTCTAACAACTTTCTAACCTTCATACTACTGTAACTGATCGTTATGAACTAAGTCAATaggtttaaaaactttcattggttcgGATTCTTCTGTGAACGGTTGAAGACGCTTCCAGGGAAATAAATTTACAACATAGTTTCTCAGTAAGAATGTGAACGAAAGTTAAACTTCAAATCTGTAAAACAAATGTTCAGCTCAGTTCAAAATTACCAACAGCCCAGAGAGACTTACTTGAAAAACGATGAATTTAAGGTttctttacttattaaaaAGATTGGTCAAAATATCAGAGATACcgcaattacaaaaaaatcaagtaTTGTGGATTGTGGCCAATTTTACGCGTGGCTCGTCATTCCCAGCTGGTCTTTGGTGACGAGCGGGTAAACAAACTTTCCCTATTTTCGCACAACGCTAAAGTTGATAAATATCTGATTTGAAGGTCTGAaagcaagaaaaaaaaacagcactACATACGGCCAATTTAGCGATTAGATTTTCGAACTGCATCCTCTTAAATATAGGGACAGGGAGTCTTTAGGTTCATCGAACTGATGCGTAACATCTTTAAAGGGAAATTGCCCACAGCCACTAAAAAGCAGAAACGATGccaaaatagaaaataattcCAAACGTCTAACATTGTTGCTGCTTGACTCAGATACAGATTTAATTTCTTCTGCCGATAATCGACTACTGTAATGCTTTAGAAAGATAAACATTTATCATTGAAACAACAAcagcagtaggcctatatatactgtgtataggcctataacaacagcagtaggcctatatatactgtgtataggcctataacaacagcagtaggcctatatatactGTGTATAGGACTATATATACtgtgtataggcctatagaaTAAcgattattgttttttttattattcaaGTCGTAAAATCTTCATATAGAATGATAAACAAAATCTTATGTGTTGATGTCAACACTGTATAAATCACTGTTTAAATCACCGTCATTGTTTAAATTGGTTCCAGTAATTTGGGTAATATTCATGAAATACATCTTTTCCAATTGATTCGTCTGCTAAGTTATTTCTACTATGCTTAAAATATTCATGTTTTATGGCGAAGAAAAAATTAAGTACCTTTAAACCCGAATTATTAAGTTTCCATACGAAGAAAACCGGAACCTTATAACAGCAGAATTGGTATAACATTAGTTGGGAGAGCCCAGAGATGCGCAGGATGACGTGCTTGACGTCAATCATCCTGTGTGTGACCAATTTGcctttaaaaattgttaactCGCTTTTTATGCGCGAGGCTATTATTGCCTAATTAGTGATTTCGTGATGGTGACGTAGGAAGATTCCAATCTGTACTGGCGCAGGCTGCGGAGCGGTTTTCACAAGAAACAGTTTTCGTTTTGTTGTTTGCGTTTGAAGTTGTGTGATGGTTTACAACctttaaatatttgcaaagtTTGAAAGTTGCAGAGCCAGACATAAATGAGGATGGGTTTGTCGACAAGTGCTGCAACGCAGgtgtttgaaattttgacTAGTTCTTTTGgattttatgatgtcataatcagATCTGAGCAGTAAACCTCACACCTCAACCTGTTGCTAcagattttatgttttgtttaagttaaAGTTCTGACTGTGCCGAGACTGTTAAAAACCAAGATTTTACATAAAACGATTCGACATTTTCCCCCgggaaaattatttttaagttaGGCAGATATCTTAAAAATGTGTAagtatttgttgaaaatatttgatgttACTGgttatttaatatatttgttgttgttgttcctAAGATTCATTGGTGCTAGATGTTCGAACactaaatgaaaaattgcactattCCTCCCTAACTCAGTTTTTCAACCTGTTAGAACTAACCATTGTGCTTTTTCacttcaaaaaaatttcaagaaaaataaactcCCAGCTTACAATATTCGACCTGTAGTAATATTATGATCCTTGATTAAAAGCTGTGTTTGATGTAAAAGgataattttgcatttattttagcagatagaaagaaaaagaaacacGATACAGGAACGGTTTTATCCAACGAACAAATCAAGATACTTGAGAATGAGTATCAACGCAGCAAATACATCAGCTTTGATAGACAGAAAGAACTTGCTGAGGAATTCAATGTGAAAGTATATGTGATTACAGGATGGTTTCTTGAACGTCGTTCAAATGACCAATATCAAGCCAGAGAGAAAACTAAGCTACCGCCAAACTCAATTAACCTCAACGAAAACGCTTCTCCAAGCTCATCGTTGTTTACAACAGCGACACCTGTGGCAGGACTTCAGTCTGTCGACTCTAGTCCGACGTCTTACTTTCCATTCCACCATTACATGACGTTTCCAAGTCTAGATGGAGTtggtccgacaagtgtgacgtcacaaggaAACAGCTCAAGATCTGGCCAAGCTGCTGTTGCCGACACCACGCCGAGTATGTTATtgtgtaacaaaaatttattaagaGATTTGCTATAAACCAACTGATATTTCTCGATCGTTTTTACTTCAGCAAGTAGTCAGCAAAACACAACAATCCAACATCAGTATTCGAATCAGCAGGGAGTCTTACGGAAGAAAGAAGTTCAACACCGCCCTGATTACAGCgactttgaaaaaagaaaatctgaTATATTATCGCATTTGAACTCCTTCATTCTAAGGAACTTATAACTAAAAAGAAAGCAATAGAAGGAGAACACGTGTTGTACCACCGGCGATATCTTTGGATGTGTCTGTGTTACTTGAccgtttttaattgtttagGATGAAGAGGTTTGAATCCAACCGACATGAGCTTGAAACAAGCGACGCTGCCAATATTATGAAGCATACACAAGGAAGCTTCGACGAGCAGCATCGAATTCATTCCTCCTACCACGGTCAATCTTCGCATCAACGCCAGGTCAGTGATGACGCAGCAGCTTCATCGTCATATTCTGAAATGGCTTCGTTCACCAACTCTGCACCAGGTAAATATATTTGGCGATATTaaagtaagttttaaaatccagGTAATATTTTCCAGTTATTTTTCAGCTGAAGAAATTCCATTTGACTGTCGAGATCAGGATTTTACAATGAAGCAGTTGGATTTTTTGGAGGATGAATTTGTTTACTGGGAAAGCCTCCAACCTTTGAGATTGTGGTACATTTCTTGTGCACTCAAAGTACCCGAATGGATGGTTGAACGGTGGTTTGAGATAAGACGCAAATCAATCAAACAGACATCAAAGAGAAAGTTTCCAACGTCTGCATCAAACACCCAGAGCACAGGTATGCCTCATGTACATACACCGTATATATGTATTGCAGTATAGGAACGTGTTGAATAATCCCGCCTCGTTGCATGAAGAacagtagtagtagtagtagtagtagtagtcaAGACGTAGTCAGGATATTAATGAGatttaatgacgtaacaatttaCTTCTTTTAATAATAACCAGGTAGACGTCTACTAGATTTAGAGGAGGAACCTAAAAAACCATCCAGGAAGCGTTGGGCATATTCAGACGAACAGAATGCCGGATTGCAAGTAGCTTATGACGAAAGTCGCTTCCTTACTAACGAGAGAACAATTGCTCTGGCGATATATTTCGTAATACCTGTACGACGAGTGGAAAACTGGTTTCACAATCGTACCAGGACACGTCGAGGAGCTTACTTAAAGCAGAAGAGACT comes from the Clavelina lepadiformis chromosome 5, kaClaLepa1.1, whole genome shotgun sequence genome and includes:
- the LOC143460071 gene encoding uncharacterized protein LOC143460071 isoform X1 — protein: MSDRKKKKHDTGTVLSNEQIKILENEYQRSKYISFDRQKELAEEFNVKVYVITGWFLERRSNDQYQAREKTKLPPNSINLNENASPSSSLFTTATPVAGLQSVDSSPTSYFPFHHYMTFPSLDGVGPTSVTSQGNSSRSGQAAVADTTPTSSQQNTTIQHQYSNQQGVLRKKEVQHRPDYSDFEKRKSDILSHLNSFILRNL
- the LOC143460071 gene encoding uncharacterized protein LOC143460071 isoform X2, yielding MYRKKKKHDTGTVLSNEQIKILENEYQRSKYISFDRQKELAEEFNVKVYVITGWFLERRSNDQYQAREKTKLPPNSINLNENASPSSSLFTTATPVAGLQSVDSSPTSYFPFHHYMTFPSLDGVGPTSVTSQGNSSRSGQAAVADTTPTSSQQNTTIQHQYSNQQGVLRKKEVQHRPDYSDFEKRKSDILSHLNSFILRNL
- the LOC143460070 gene encoding uncharacterized protein LOC143460070 isoform X1, which encodes MKRFESNRHELETSDAANIMKHTQGSFDEQHRIHSSYHGQSSHQRQVSDDAAASSSYSEMASFTNSAPAEEIPFDCRDQDFTMKQLDFLEDEFVYWESLQPLRLWYISCALKVPEWMVERWFEIRRKSIKQTSKRKFPTSASNTQSTGRRLLDLEEEPKKPSRKRWAYSDEQNAGLQVAYDESRFLTNERTIALAIYFVIPVRRVENWFHNRTRTRRGAYLKQKRLDKIQQNKQSTSSSSLAALPSSHIHRQDPSQQDGNELDYLDGNLTKKIDQSNELAPLDVYDVIHVLGDQQDDANEPI
- the LOC143460070 gene encoding uncharacterized protein LOC143460070 isoform X2, with the protein product MKRFESNRHELETSDAANIMKHTQGSFDEQHRIHSSYHGQSSHQRQVSDDAAASSSYSEMASFTNSAPAEEIPFDCRDQDFTMKQLDFLEDEFVYWESLQPLRLWYISCALKVPEWMVERWFEIRRKSIKQTSKRKFPTSASNTQSTDLEEEPKKPSRKRWAYSDEQNAGLQVAYDESRFLTNERTIALAIYFVIPVRRVENWFHNRTRTRRGAYLKQKRLDKIQQNKQSTSSSSLAALPSSHIHRQDPSQQDGNELDYLDGNLTKKIDQSNELAPLDVYDVIHVLGDQQDDANEPI